From the genome of Pseudomonas helvetica:
TGGTTATCAGGGAAATGCACTGTGCGGAGTATTTCCTCAGTAAATGTTTGAAGGGGCGCCTCAACTGGCTAATCACAGCGCCCTTTGGATGGCTGGCAATATAAGTGGCACCACAAGCGGTTTTCATGCCGTCTAGTGTGACAACGACTCTTCTTACTGTGCAGGTGTTGCTGCCCTCGGCAACTCTTGGGGCCGGCGTGCGGGGTTCGGTGGGGCCTGTAGTGGTCAACTAATTCCGGACACCTCGATAGGTGGTTTAGACGCCATTGCCGTTCGTAAACGGTCGGTGGCAGATATCCCAGTTTCGAGTGCAGCCGCTCGTTGTTGTAAAACCCAACGATGTATTCAGTGATGTCACGTATCGCTTCGGCGTGATTGGCGTAATCGCGCCGCCATACCCGCTCCATTTTCAAACTCAGGAAGAAGCGCTCCATCACTGAGTTGTCCCAGCAGTTACCTTTACGGCTCATGCTTTGCTGCATGTTATTTCTTGTCAGCAGCGCCCTGTAGCTCGCGCTGGCGTACTGGCTACCGCGATCCGAATGAGCGATCAGACCAGGTGGCGGTTGACGCTGAGCAACTGCCAGTTGCATTGCACTACACACCAGCTCAGCCGGCATGTTCGGGGCCATGGACCAACCCACGATCTTGCGTGAGAACAAGTCCAGTACCACGGCCAGATACAGCCAGCCGCTACGGGTCCGGATATAGGTAATGTCCGCTACCCAGGCCTTGTTCACCGCTTCGGGTTCGAATTGGCGATTCAACACATTTTCAGCAATCGGCAGATCATGGTTGCTATCGGTCGTGTGCACAAACTTGCGCTTCCAGGCCGAACGCAGACCGTGGGCACGCATCAAACGACGAATTTTATAAACGCCTATTTCCATGCCCTTGGCGCGTAACGCTTTACGCAACGGGCGACTGCCATAACAGCCGCCACTCGCGGCAAACGATGCCTTGAGTTGCAGAGCCATGGGACAAACTGATGCTGGCGCTTCAGCACGCTTGTTGGCTTCGTAGAAGCCGGATCGACTGATACCCAGCAGCCGACAGACATGCGCCACCGAATAAGCCTTCTGTTGCAGCTGCCGAACCAAGCGATACGTTACTTCAGCTCGCGGGCAAAGAAGGCGGTGGTGCGCTCAACCGGTCGGCGCAACAAGACGTTGCAACCTATCAGCCGGTGTTTCGAAATCCAAGGTTTTGCGTGGTCGTTGATTCATCTGTAATGCAACGGCATTGAGATCGGATTGAGAATACCCACTCAAATCGGTGCCGTTGCGAAAGTACTGGCGCAATAAACCGTTGGTGTTTTCATTCGTACCACGCTGCCAAGGACTGCGCGGATCGCAAAAAAACACGTTGATGTTTGTGTCCAGCGTAAATCGTTTGTGCTGGGCAAGCTCTGTGCCTCGATCCCAAGTTAAGGAGCGCCAGAGCTGTTCTGGAAGTTGTTGGACCTCGCGTATCAGGCCATCCACAACACTCTTGGTATCTTTCCCCTCTACCCGGACAAGAACCAAAAATCGAGTGGTGCGCTCTACCAGCGTGGCAATGTGGCTGTTTTTAGAGCCGGTTATCAGGTCTCCTTCCCAGTGCCCTGGTATGGCCCTGTCAGCCACCTCAGCAGGGCGTTCGGATATCGAAACGGCATCAATGATATGACCTCTGGGTTGCCCCTTGCTCGTAGCAGTTTTTGCGCGGCGCATCATGCGTCTGGAGCGAAGTACGGCAACCAATTCCTTCTTCAAGACACCTCGTGCTTGAATAAACAGGCTTCGATAGAGCGTTTCATGGGAAATCTGCATGGCGGGAGCGTCGGGATATTCGCGTTTGAGCCAACCCGAGATCTGCTCGGGTGACCAGTAGAGCTTCAGCTTACTCGATACCACTTCGCACAGTTCAGGGGACTGATTCAATCGATACGGTTTGGGGCGAAGTCCGCGTGTCCAGGCTTGCGCATCTGCGTCCGTTGCGCGGTAAAGACCTCGTCCTTGGTTTCTCGATACTTCACGACTGACCGTTGAGGGCGAGCGGTTTAATTGGGCTGCGATGTGGCGAATGGAATGACCGATCGCCATTCCCCTGGAGATTTCTTCGCGCTCGCCCAGCGTTAAAGCAAGCCGAGAGCGGTGCCTGATTCGCGGGGAAATTCCCCCATTGCGAGCCAGTAATGTATGGACAGTGCCTGCTGGTTTTTGAATGGCCAGCGCTATTTTGCTGAGGGTTTCGCCCCTGCGCCACAACCGCCAAAGCTCTGATTTTTGTTCAGCAGAAAACCCATGTGTACCACTGCGTGCCATTTCTTACCATGCCCCAATCAACGAGCGGAAAGTGTACGTTGCGTTGACCGGTTGAGCGCGCCGTAGCTTTTTTTAATACATCGTTATCCATCTTGAGCTGGCGGTTTTCCTGCTCTAACTGTCGGATACGTTGTTGCTCAGCAGTCAAGGGTTTGCCGATTCCGGTCTCTCCCAACTGTTCAGCCTCGTACTGCTGTACCCAGCGCCGGACGGCAGTCTCACCAATATTCAGGTCGCGGCAGACCTGCGGAACGGCCAGTCCCTGGTCCTTGATCATCTTTACGACTTGCAGCTTGAAGCTGTCGTCGAATGTTCTGCGTTTGCCAGTCATGAAAAACTCCTCGATAGATGCATTCTCCACCTATCGAGGTGTCCGGGGAAATTAGACCACTACAGCCAGCCGCTCAGCTCAGCGACGGCACATTAAGCGCGGCGCAGCACTCCTCAATCGACCTCCGCTGCGTATCGGCATACAACGCCAGCTCATCAATAGTCGACCGCCCCAGCGCTTGTTCAAACGCCTGCCGATTCGAATGCTCGCCATAGTGGGTTTGCGCGGCGTCACCCAGGTTCGACTGGAAGATCCCCGCTGCACTGACCGGCAGAAAATCTTCATACACCAGCGGCACTGCACGGATGTACTCGGCGTCGAGCAAGCCACGCAATGACGCGGACCCGAGTTCATCGCTATCAGCCGCCAGGCCTTTTTCGGTGACGAAGTAGCGGAAGTAGGCCAGACCCTGTTCGCGCATTTCGTTGTAGCTGTCCGGGAAGGCTTTGAAGTGCTCTTCCATCAGGCTGTTATAGCGTGCCGCGTTGGCTTCGTTGGGGAAGTCGTTGAGTGCGTCGCGGGCGGCGTTGAGCAAGCGGTCGTAGAGTGCGCGGCCTTCAGGCGTGAGTGCAGCGCCGCGTTGTTCGATTTCACCGAAGCGGGCGCTGTGGCTGCCGTGGGCCTGCTGCTGATCGGTGAACGCAATCGGTTCGTCCAGCGCTTTGAAACTGGTCTGGCGCAGCAGGATCGGACACTGGCGGCGCGGTGGGCCTTCGATTACCGCTTTGGGGGTGATGCCGTGTTCGGGCATTTTTGCCTGCACGATGTCGATGTCCAGGGTGCGCGGCGTCAGGTGATTGATGTGCGGGCCTTTGAAGGCGACGACGTCGGCAATCAACCGATGCTGGGCGCTGAGTTGCTGGTATTGCGCGGCGGTGACAGTGGCGCGGTGGTGCCAGCGGAAAGTTTCCAGGGCCTGTTCGACGAAGTCCTCGGCTTGCTGCTCGTTGAGTCCGCCGTGTTGTTCGGCCTGCTCGATCAGCTTCAACGCCTGCGCGGTGAAGATCGAACGCTTGGCCAGCACCGATTC
Proteins encoded in this window:
- a CDS encoding IS30 family transposase, giving the protein MARSGTHGFSAEQKSELWRLWRRGETLSKIALAIQKPAGTVHTLLARNGGISPRIRHRSRLALTLGEREEISRGMAIGHSIRHIAAQLNRSPSTVSREVSRNQGRGLYRATDADAQAWTRGLRPKPYRLNQSPELCEVVSSKLKLYWSPEQISGWLKREYPDAPAMQISHETLYRSLFIQARGVLKKELVAVLRSRRMMRRAKTATSKGQPRGHIIDAVSISERPAEVADRAIPGHWEGDLITGSKNSHIATLVERTTRFLVLVRVEGKDTKSVVDGLIREVQQLPEQLWRSLTWDRGTELAQHKRFTLDTNINVFFCDPRSPWQRGTNENTNGLLRQYFRNGTDLSGYSQSDLNAVALQMNQRPRKTLDFETPADRLQRLVAPTG
- a CDS encoding VOC family protein; amino-acid sequence: MSNHNVVSPDLIRQRFSRAMSDMYREEVPLYGALMELVAQTNAQVLDSDPAIARQLRSTGEIERLDLERHGAIRVGTAQELATLCRLFAVMGMQPVGYYDLTPAGVPVHSTAFRAVHEASLQVSPFRVFTSLLRLELIENPELRAFAESVLAKRSIFTAQALKLIEQAEQHGGLNEQQAEDFVEQALETFRWHHRATVTAAQYQQLSAQHRLIADVVAFKGPHINHLTPRTLDIDIVQAKMPEHGITPKAVIEGPPRRQCPILLRQTSFKALDEPIAFTDQQQAHGSHSARFGEIEQRGAALTPEGRALYDRLLNAARDALNDFPNEANAARYNSLMEEHFKAFPDSYNEMREQGLAYFRYFVTEKGLAADSDELGSASLRGLLDAEYIRAVPLVYEDFLPVSAAGIFQSNLGDAAQTHYGEHSNRQAFEQALGRSTIDELALYADTQRRSIEECCAALNVPSLS